The region ttaaatctAAACTTTGCTCTAGGGATGGACTATTTTTAAACTTCAGCTATTTCACAAGGACCCAAAGCTTAGTCAACCCATCTACAAAATACTTATTGCtcacataattttttaaaaaagccaCATTAATGCCTCTTGTTTTAATATTtgattatttataattaaatctAATCGTCTTCTAAAATCTCATGATATATAACTCTCATCAGACGCGTTCACTACATAACCCATAATCAAAACCTGTTATCCGACAGATATACAACATAACATATAATCAATGGGTTCTGAAGGACAGCTCAAGCTTCCTGTTTTTGATTTAACAAAAGAAGATTTGAAGCCAGGGACCAGTTCCTGGCTATCAACGTGCACAAGTGTGCGGCAAGCATTTGAAAAGTATGGCTGCTTTGTAGTCTTATATGATAAAGCTTCTGATGAGCTTCATAGTGATGTGTTCGGTTCCCTGAAGGAGCTATTCAATCTCCCAACAGAGACCAAACTGAGAAACATATATGAGGGGAAACCCTTAAAAGGCTACGTTGGACAGCATCCCAAGATTCCTCTTCATGAAAGCATGGGCATAGATGATGGCTCAACACTAGAAGGAATTCAAAGTTTTGTTGAAAATATGTGGCCTAACGGAAATGAAAAGTTCTGGTATATATTGATTTGTTGCTTCTCGAATTCATTCTTTATTTCTTTTGCATTATTGAACATGAATTGCTGCTTCTTGAATTGATTAATTCTTTGTATCAATGATGGCTGCTGGCTCAATTATTAAAGGACAAAACTTGTTTAGGGTGAGCAATGATTAATGGATTTGTGTATCATGGATCAAGAAAAACATGGTTCATGACTATATTTTTTTATCGGCCAACTTATTTTCGGAAAGGGGACTTTGCAGAGATCCATCCCGGCAACTGCACCTGGAGGTCTCTTAACGCttttatcacttgagctatttTTTTAGGACAAATAATTCACAAGTTAAGAGTTTCTCAATAAATTAGTATTAGCACCTAAAATTCATATTGTTAATAAAATGTATATATACTGAATGTTAGTTGTATAAGCATTGCAATGAATAAACCAATTTTTTACATGGTCCAGAACTGTTGTtacttaatatatttaattaagtATTGGGTATGTTTGTGTAGAAAATGTTTGTTTGGGTATGCAAATGTTGCCGAAGGGTTGGATAAGATGGTGGTCATAATGATTTTTGAAAGTTATGGTTTAATGAAGTACTATGAAGAGTACATAGGGTCTACAAATTATCTCCTTCGGCTCTTGGCTCACAAAGCACCAGAACAGGTGGAACCTCACACACTGACAAAAGCTTCACAACAATTCTTCACCAGAATCGTGTCAATGGGCTCGTGGTGGAGACAAAGGATGGTGATTGGATTGATGTTGATTTCTCTGCACCTAATTCCTTTGTCGTCATGGCTGGCGATGCGCTCATGGTGAGAATAATTTCCACTatctcagttttttttttccaattttgtCATGTTTCTATATACTTCAACTAAATATTTATGACTCATAAAATTTAGGTGAAAACAATTTATTGCACAAATGTCAGTCtagaaaaagtaatttttttatacaacGACTGCAAGGTCAATTTTGTAAATAATGTGTCATCATTCATTCGGAGGGAAAACAAGGAGATAAGTAAAAGTGTTGAAGTGTTGAAGTGTTGAAAGAAAAACAGTAATTTTTAATATGGCTTTTTAATTTCTCTATAAAGTCTTCTAATTTGAATTTAACTACCGTGCACAGTGTAAAAACAATTACAATTATCAATTTTTCATATCATATtcgaatttgaatttaaaattatttaaaatgaaaaattaatataattgatTTAATGTATGttttttgaaacaaattttttttttcatcggaaaaataaattgcacccgtcaaAAACTGATTCTcggacctcccctacccaactcatatatcccccagctcctaccacttgagctaaagCATGTTAAAACTTTTTACAGTCTTACTGTATTCAAATTGAACATTAAATCCTTTTCATATAACATTCTCTAGTTTAAAGTAAAATAGTGTTTTGAGTGTTTATTGCTTAAAAATTACGTATTAAATTATTTTGGCTTGCTAGACTTGACAAAATATCTTGTTTggtttaaattaatatatgtacttacgttcaaaaaaaattaatatatgtacattgtaacaccccgatttccaggtgtcactttagtaaccaaaaataaactttacgcggaaaacaggtaatttttttccgtttgattccttttaaatcaagcaatagaaaataaggacatagcccaaccactaaactaaccaatatacatcaaatataaacatgcacttccacgtcacgcgcactcgcagtgactccaaagtagtgtgcccttaggcaaatatatacagacccagaagtgtaagtgagaaaattataattacaaaccactaggagaaagtcggcctcaaaatggcctaagcaaagacccctatggtccgactgactcactgtgatccctcagtaagagaaccacacaaaagtcatacgtcgggaacctaccctgtcccaaaagcaaagcgaatcagagctctacacaaaatatgacgcctgcctaaacctaccatcccagtaccaagtccactgcgaactgaagttggcaagttgaagctcagctccatgcgtcgtaaagctCCTTTTGTCAGACGTCCActctcgtcagtccggtcctccatgacccttccccggtacgtcgcccgatgacccacaagatagatcacccaagcggtggggcatgacggtccaccaactcatatctgatccccccgagggaaagaccatcgaaacccaatccaccgtcgacatctggcagcaggccgaccgcccaaacacaaacatacaaccaaagccaaggcgctagggtcaactcacagaaataagtagatatacactcaacatgtgatatggggtatagatatatgttgatatatatatatatatatatatataaacaatcctagcatgctATGGCTCTAACAAAgcttcaataaatcaaccagcacacaattccagtcagaatgaatgtatgcgtgaaatgcacaatatgatccggatttgtgacgcgttcccgttcaccacaagtgaagcattcccgttcttcactatggatgaaccattcccgttattcatccttggtgaaccattcccgttattcaccatatgatgaaccattcccgttattcatcatttatgcaaggtgaaccattcccgttattcaccatgatatgcacaggtgaaccattcccgttattcacccgattgatgcaatatggttagccaaacaacgaatcgtccttaccacgaaagtgtttagctcacaacccaatctcaacaaacccatgagttagtgtcggtcaatacaacacaactcggagttagtgtcggtcaatacaacaccactcCACCCACAAaagtacacaagggtctagtgtcggtcaatacaacacagcccaaacagcaagagcactaagtgtcggtcaatacaacacggctccaacaacaagatcacccaagggattagtgtcggtcaatacaacacaaccccaacaacaaaacccaaaatcaaagccagagtcagtgtcggtcaatacaacacgactcggagttagtgtcggtcaatacaacacaacttccaccacaaaacccacaaacaaagcccagagtctgtgccggtcaatacagcacgactcaaacaacactcccaagagtactagagtactcggtgactttcaatcatcaccctagcccaccttagtggctttccccaattccaataactctccaaacccacaacaaaagtcgacttttccccgtctttcgtaaatattttcccctccaattctcctatgattattcatttagtaaaaacgtttcgaattggattagtcaggttatgagtttatttctcaaagtctaagtctcccaaagtctctaattttcgaaagtctaatcattctaagtttccaaaaacccgccaaaagaagtttcccggggaaagtctaagtattcaaacgaatcccaacaaatggctaagtctcaaaccccacatttgaacttgcctagggttgttcatccaacccgaaatatcaaagatcaccagatcaatgaatctccactccgaagtcgcgtcaaaacgcacaattcaacaatatcacaatatcacaagttatggaaaagcatcataacatcaactcatcatcataaacaacatcaaataaagcataagtcgaatttatcgacgcctatcatgcaatcatagctaatatgtaagttgccctaacctcgagctgatccagcttcaaaatcacaagctccttcactcaagtgctctaaaccttccaaagttccttcaactgaacctcggagaaaacaaagcagaatccacacaaaatcaattagttcgatcgcaatacaatacataaacgatagacaaagcattaaagcttcagaatacgacatccgggtacgaaaagacaagttttcgaaaacgaaaaacttcccccctaaaggaataacccacggcctcaaaggaaaaagggcttcggctctttttcttcgatcaaatctgtttacaaggtagttttagggtaaaactaaggcaaagaaactgtcggaacaattttcggacaatcggatcaaaatacggccgttcatgggcgttttggtccaaaataaaagctcaaaacctcaaagttatcagttctgaaaaaaaatttgacagcattgatcctaacgacatccgtgacaacaaatcctaaaggcacgaagtcagattacgacttttcgacaataaagtttcgaaatgtgcgactaaaggggttttgaaacagtttttcagatcctggacagctcgatcgcaatcggcgattactgacagaggttttagactcttgggaacgtagggaagataacccaagcaagaaatcagagaaaacggacagttttacaaaaagctcaaaactgtgagcacagaaacgacttcagaaacgcagtagaaacagtaatcagaggtaggaatcaagctagttacctcgataccttgaagtagggacgaactgcgcgaagatcggtcgagtttcggcgaaaaattcTTCCCCCCCTCTCCCCTTGAAGCTCGCGGTTttggaagaaagaaaatgaagagatattttgatttttcgactatttataggcaggtgaaatcgtgggaaaatgaaaatttcgcgattccgatttttgcagcacattcaccgatAAATTCTAAGAAAGATTCTGGCGtcaaaattccagaactcaaaacaaatatctatgatttgggaaaaacgatatctaaaatcccaaaagcggtgtaaattaatctgtcccgaaaaactactttttgctgtgatgctcaaacgataaaactttgtactggaaaaagattggaaatgtcgaaaaaaatctgacaacacggacggaaacttcgttagaagtcccgaatagaaaaagtcttcatccatcgctcgaatctagggtttcgaagcaaagaaattagcgtcggcggacttccgaaaagtgaatactatcatgcgtacagtccagagttccgaaatgaaacgctggtcgaaggaaaaataaagagaatctttaaattttccaaggatttgaaatctcatttaaaacgttgctctaaagcgaaattagcctattctagacacgctcgccataaggcaggtgtgcagacgactcgcactaattcctacaacgactacgcaacattcctcaagcaattcctgaactttcttcttcattaatctttctcaaatatcaaactcctgtcacgcttacactgattctacgcgtgagtcggaaattaacttgttctgcaaatccaggtcttacatacATACAGGCCTGGAGCAACAACAGAGTAAAGTCTCCTAATCATAAAGTTATGATGAATGGCAATGAAACAAGGTACTCTCTTGGTCTGTTTGCCTTCTACAGAGGAATTCTACAAGTACCTGCTGAGTTAATTGACGAGGAACACCCCTTGCAGTATAAGCGTCGTTTGATCATCTTGCATTATTGAACTTCACCTACAGTGCCAATATTAAAGACTATTGTGGCATCTGAAGAGCTTGTCAAGGTTTACACTTCAAACAAACTTGTGCGTGCTAAATATATGTACTAGATGTTATATGATCAATGTAAATATGGATTGTACgtgtttcactttttttttttacatgggtGCTTTTGTTAATATCTGAAAGTTTGTTTATTTttcgaagaaaaaaaaaaagatgaaagtTTGTTATTGTACACATGCAGctgtttttaaaattgaaagtATTTTATACTTGGATTTGGTACATGATCAACTAGGATGAAAACATCATACATTTGTTAAGTTTGATTTTTACATTTAATTACCATTCAATtacaaaataagagaaaaaatcaATCATCGATCAAGGTCTGTGACTGTCTAAGCCCTCAATtctagaaaaaaagaaaaagagatcacAAAACTTGCACGGGCATTTTGCATAAGACGCTATTTAGTTGAGACAATTTTCTTCTCTACCAATTTTTAATCTCCTCCTTTTAGGCTCGTTATTCTCGAGCAAACTATgccagcaccaccaccacaacctcctCCAATGCCACTACCGCCACCGCTGCTacctccacaaccaccaccaacctTCACTGTCGTCACCACCATCACTGGTACCACCAACTTCGACCTCCGACCACCGCCGACTCCACTGCATCCCCCACCACAATCGCTGTTATTGCCACCATCACCGCCACAACTACCATGTCGTAATCACCGCCAGCATTGTCGCGGCCACTAAGTAACATCCACCTCCACCACTACACCTTCATTACCACCACCCACAACCATTTTCACTGTGTTAACGGTTAGATAATATTCCCTGATTTTATTATTTAGGTTTTATGGGTAGTATAGTCTTTTACTCTTGACCTATTTATACTTTGTTTTGTCTCTTATTGTATTACTCTTGGACTATTGTTTGCCTCCAATGAAACGCTAGCACATCTTTCtcttattctctctcttcatcttctctatttctcctAACATGGTATCATATACAGAGCTACGTTGGTCCACAATAAATATTTGTAGATTCAACTATTATGATACTCCCCTTTTGATTTTGTGCTGCTTTGCTCCACCAAGTGATTTCGTAATTTGgcttttggttaaaaaaaaaaggattgctTTGTTGCTGAAAATAGAGGTTGGCCATGTGATTTGGCTTTTGGTTACGGAAAATTGCTTTGTTGAAATCAGAGGTTGGCCATAGTCAAGCGTTCGTTGCTGTAATTGCTTTGTgttcgttgctgtttgaagaaTTAGTGCTACACAACACTAATTATTTGAAGAAATTGCTTCTGTCTTGTGCTTGCTCTACTTCTTGTCTCTTGCATCATATTTGCATCAATTTGGTAACACTCACACTTCTCTCTTACTTATATTTGTGCATCTCTATCTGCAATGGCTGGTGAAAAAGATGATTCCCTTCAAGCTATTAGTGTGCAATTGAATGGTAAAAACTATCCATATTGGAGCTatgtactaaaaaaaaattgaaaggcaAAAGAATGTGGGGTTATGTTTCTGGAACTTCTCAAACACCAAAAGACAAAAAAGATGGAAAATATGAAACAGAGCTCGAATCTTGGGAAGCAAATAATTCAAAGATTATTACTTGGATTAATAATTATGTTATGCAGTCTATTGGATTTCAGTTAGCAAAATTTGAAACAGCAAAGGAGGTTTGGGATCATTTGAAAAAGTTGTATGCGCAGTCCAATTTTGCAAAGCAATATCAGCTAGAAATTGACATTCGGGCTCTTCAACAAGATAACATGAGCATTCAAGAGTTCTATTCTGCTATGTCTAACCTCTGGGACCAGTTGGCTCTCACTGAATCTGCAAAACTGAGTGCTTTTGCACCGTACACTAAACGTAGAGAGGAACAACGTCTAGTTCAATTTCTAATGGCTCTTCGGAATGATTTTGAGGGGATACGTGGATCGATTCTGCATCGTAATGCTCTTCCATCTGTTGATTCAGTGGTTAGTGAATTGTTAGCTGAGGAAGTTCGCTTTATGTCTCAATCTGATAAAGGAAAGGTTGACAAAGGAATTCTCCCAAGTCCAAATTCTTATGTTCTTGATGTTCCTCCTTTTAAAGGAAAATCGCATGGAAAAGTTGGTCTTGATGAGGGTAGCTTCTGTAAGCAAAAAGGGCATTGGAAAGCCCAATGCCCAAAACTGATGAACAAGTCACAACAAACACAACAATCCTCTCAATGGAAACCTCAGAGTCAAGTCAACCAAAGCAAGTTTAAGAACTTCAGGCCTCAAGCACCTAATACCAATGCAGTTACTCCTATGTTTGATGAGAGAAAATTTGTTTCTGGTCCTTCCTTAGATGAACTTGCTGAATAATTCAACAAATTTCCTGCTGCACAATCGTCTGCCATGCATGTACCGTCTTCCACGCACTCATATTCCTTGTCTGTTATGTCTGCCGCACAATCTTCTGCTGAATCCAACATAGGTTTGTCCTCCACTAGTCCCTCAGGTATATTTCAATCCTTGTGGATCCTTGACTCTGGAGCATGTCATCACATGTCACCTGATCACAAATCATTTGTGTCCATACACCCTGTTTCAACTGTACCTATTGTTACTACTGATGGCACACCTCTGCCTATAGCATGAATTGGTTCTGTTTCTACATCTCGTTTATCTATTCCAGATGCCTATTACATTCCTAAGTTATGTGTGCGTCTTATTTCTATAAGTTAGTTATGTGATTCTGGTTGCttactttcattttcctcctcctATTGTTATGTGCAGGATTTGCGGTCTCAGAGACTGATTGGGACAGGCTATAGATATGGGGGACTTTATGTTTTGGAAGAGCTACGAAGTCCTGATGTTGCAGCTACTAGTGCTGACCTGTCGTCTTTTCATTTGACTCCATCTTCTTCTAAGTTTTATTTATGGCACTCTCGTCTTGGTCATGTTTCCTCGTCTCATTTGAAATACTTAGTTTCTACACGAGCTTTAGGAAAGTTGCAAGCTAATGATATTTCTGATTGTTGTGGTTGCAAACTTGCTAAGTTTTCTGCTTTTCCCTTTAGTAAAAGTGTCTCAATTTCTATTGCACCTTTTGACTTAATTCATTCTGATGTATGGGGTCTATCAAaaggttgtaacaccccgatttcggtggcgtcactttagtaaccaaaagtaaacttaatgcggaaaaacgtgaatatttttttttcgataataactaggACAAGACTAAAATAGGCAAAACCCAAATGCGGAaaataacagaactaatatacaatatatataacagcccccgctgtaagtagcaacctcgtcacgagtaacctccagtgacggaaagaagaaacatgtaacgcccgtaggcaaaatgtacaatccccaaaaggataggtcaagtgtcagcaacacaagccctcaaaataagaataagtcagagctatgacactaacacccaaccttagtagactgctctaaacacccatcccctatacttccatcatcgactctcatctggtcatgcctgaagtccgggtccacgctgaaggctcagtagtagtcatttcgctccgggtcttccccgaatgacgaagaatcacggaagaatccatcaacgacatctgacaaaaagggcatacatagccccccaaacacaggtagcacgcgcaagggtcaacttacggaatatagtatagagaatacaagacaacaggtaaagtataaggggtatatatatatatatgttgtatatatacatataagttctgcattgtctaccctaaggtttaaacatagcatgttatcaaatctctagtacaattcaatcatcaaagcacgtaacgatatttatcaatatctactcatcaaaaca is a window of Lotus japonicus ecotype B-129 chromosome 5, LjGifu_v1.2 DNA encoding:
- the LOC130716752 gene encoding LOW QUALITY PROTEIN: probable inactive 2-oxoglutarate-dependent dioxygenase AOP2 (The sequence of the model RefSeq protein was modified relative to this genomic sequence to represent the inferred CDS: inserted 1 base in 1 codon; deleted 2 bases in 1 codon; substituted 1 base at 1 genomic stop codon): MGSEGQLKLPVFDLTKEDLKPGTSSWLSTCTSVRQAFEKYGCFVVLYDKASDELHSDVFGSLKELFNLPTETKLRNIYEGKPLKGYVGQHPKIPLHESMGIDDGSTLEGIQSFVENMWPNGNEKFXKCLFGYANVAEGLDKMVVIMIFESYGLMKYYEEYIGSTNYLLRLLAHKAPEQVEPXHTDKSFTTILHQNRVNGLVVETKDGDWIDVDFSAPNSFVVMAGDALMAWSNNRVKSPNHKVMMNGNETRYSLGLFAFYRGILQVPAELIDEEHPLQYKSFDHLALLNFTYSANIKDYCGI
- the LOC130720053 gene encoding uncharacterized protein LOC130720053, which translates into the protein MWGYVSGTSQTPKDKKDGKYETELESWEANNSKIITWINNYVMQSIGFQLAKFETAKEVWDHLKKLYAQSNFAKQYQLEIDIRALQQDNMSIQEFYSAMSNLWDQLALTESAKLSAFAPYTKRREEQRLVQFLMALRNDFEGIRGSILHRNALPSVDSVVSELLAEEVRFMSQSDKGKVDKGILPSPNSYVLDVPPFKGKSHGKVGLDEGSFCKQKGHWKAQCPKLMNKSQQTQQSSQWKPQSQVNQSKFKNFRPQAPNTNAVTPMFDERKFVSGPSLDELAE